The stretch of DNA ACGAAGACCAGTTTTTTATAGAAACTTTCAGCAGCCCGGAGTATGTTAATCAAGTTCCTGTAATTAATGCCCAGGCGGCAGTTGTCATGGATATGGACTCAGGAAGAGTTTTGTTTGAGAAAAATGCTTATTCCAGGCGAGCTATGGCCAGTACAACTAAAATAATGACTGCCATTCTGGCAGTGGAAAACGGTAACTTAAATGATGAGGTTACCATAAGTAAGAGGGCAGCAAGTATCCGGGGTTCTACCATTGGACTCCAAGAGGGGGATAAATTGACTTTGAAGGAACTGCTCTATGGACTTATGCTGTCGTCAGGAAACGATGCCGCCATAGCAATTGCAGAGCACATAGGCTCATCAGTGGAAGAGTTTGCGAAAATGATGACAAAGAAGGCTTATCAAATCGGAGCAAGAAATACCTGTTTTATAAATCCTCATGGCCTTGATACTGACGGGCATTACACTACTGCTTATGATATGGCTCTAATTGCCAGGTATGCTTTAAATAATCCTATAATAAATGAAATAGTCAAAACTCAAAAAATACAATCATCCTTTGGAACGCTGTACAATACAAATGAGCTGTTAGGTGTTTATCCAGGTGCCGACGGAGTTAAGACAGGTTATACAGGAAAAGCGGGGAGATGCCTAGTTGCATCTGCAACGAGGAATGGCCACAGGTTGATTTCTGTAGTACTGGGAAGTCCAACCAGAGGAGCAAGAGCCCAGAGCAGCAAAGATATACTGGACTATGCTTTTAGTACATACAAATATTACACTATTCTGGAAGAAGGCACCTGTATAAAAAAGCTGCCTGTAAAAAGAGGCATTACAGAAATGGTTGAAGTAAAAACCATAGAGACTATTACTTTGCCTCTTAAGGAGGAAGAGTATAAATCATTACAGAAAAAGATTTATATGCCTGATGAACTGGATGCTCCTGTAATTGCAGGCACTGATGCAGGATTCATACAGTTTGTACTGAATGGCGAGGTCATTGTCCAATCAAATCTAAAAATATGCCAGGATGTAAGACGTAAGGTATTTACAGATTATCTGGGGGATGTAATCAAAGAATGGTGCAGGATAATGAGGTGGAAAGCACAATAGGCCTTAGGACACCTCATTTTAGGTTTATTACCTTGATTCAATGA from Clostridiaceae bacterium encodes:
- a CDS encoding D-alanyl-D-alanine carboxypeptidase; the protein is MFFSWNPVIADDIYEDQFFIETFSSPEYVNQVPVINAQAAVVMDMDSGRVLFEKNAYSRRAMASTTKIMTAILAVENGNLNDEVTISKRAASIRGSTIGLQEGDKLTLKELLYGLMLSSGNDAAIAIAEHIGSSVEEFAKMMTKKAYQIGARNTCFINPHGLDTDGHYTTAYDMALIARYALNNPIINEIVKTQKIQSSFGTLYNTNELLGVYPGADGVKTGYTGKAGRCLVASATRNGHRLISVVLGSPTRGARAQSSKDILDYAFSTYKYYTILEEGTCIKKLPVKRGITEMVEVKTIETITLPLKEEEYKSLQKKIYMPDELDAPVIAGTDAGFIQFVLNGEVIVQSNLKICQDVRRKVFTDYLGDVIKEWCRIMRWKAQ